In a single window of the Armatimonadota bacterium genome:
- a CDS encoding biotin/lipoyl-binding protein, with translation MDINDIERLIRLIRNARISELTLTSGTSTVRLKKPLKQATAQMPKLEPGYALKPITAEKTPEKAEPQEVEHLITAPMVGIFHSIESLSSPGASIKKGQTVGAIESMKLMNDVVADCDGIITEVLIEDGMPVEYGQILFKLSTTQT, from the coding sequence TAAGGCTCATTAGAAACGCAAGAATCTCAGAGCTAACCCTTACTTCTGGAACATCAACAGTCAGGTTAAAAAAGCCCTTAAAGCAAGCTACGGCCCAAATGCCGAAGTTGGAACCAGGCTATGCTTTGAAACCAATAACAGCCGAAAAGACACCTGAGAAAGCTGAACCCCAAGAGGTTGAACACCTAATCACCGCACCAATGGTCGGCATATTCCATAGCATAGAAAGCCTTTCCTCTCCTGGAGCAAGCATTAAGAAAGGTCAGACAGTCGGAGCCATCGAATCTATGAAGTTGATGAACGACGTAGTTGCGGACTGTGACGGAATAATTACCGAGGTGTTGATTGAGGATGGAATGCCGGTCGAATACGGCCAGATTCTCTTTAAGCTCTCAACTACTCAAACATAA
- a CDS encoding type II secretion system GspH family protein, whose protein sequence is MLQNNRGQLLLIEILVVIAILMVIGYFIVPRYLGERSSSEEGTVAGPKERAESVECINNLRNIRAAIEMYRQTGEGKFPTTLAELESSGVSESIRKCPVSGKEYKYDPSTGTVSCIYPGHERY, encoded by the coding sequence ATGTTGCAAAACAATCGTGGGCAACTCTTGCTAATTGAAATACTCGTAGTGATTGCGATTCTGATGGTGATCGGCTACTTTATCGTTCCTCGATATTTAGGAGAGCGCTCGTCGTCTGAGGAAGGCACGGTTGCAGGTCCGAAGGAGCGCGCAGAGAGCGTTGAGTGCATAAACAACCTGCGGAATATTCGAGCAGCAATCGAAATGTACCGCCAGACTGGAGAAGGGAAATTTCCGACAACGCTAGCCGAGCTTGAGTCTAGCGGCGTATCGGAAAGCATCAGGAAGTGCCCTGTTTCGGGCAAGGAATACAAATATGACCCTTCGACCGGTACCGTGAGCTGCATATATCCTGGGCATGAGAGGTACTAA
- the accC gene encoding acetyl-CoA carboxylase biotin carboxylase subunit — protein MFKKILIANRGEIAVRIIRACREMKIATVAVYSQADANSLHVRLADEAICIGPPASKDSYLNAPNIISAAIITSAEAIHPGYGYFSEVPSFAEACEACKIKFIGPKPSAIEKMGNKAKAREIMQSAGVPVIPGTKGVLQNEQVAIKTAAKMGYPVLLKAAAGGGGRGIRLVRNEDELIKTLKIAQTEAESAFGSPDLYMEKFIEEPRHIEVQILADEHGHVIHLGERECSIQNNRHQKMLEEAPSVALTPSMRAKIGEAAVRAAKAVGYTNAGTVEFLLDEKKNFYFMEMNTRVQVEHPVTEAVSGIDIVKEQIRIAAGEKLSFNQKDIQLKGHAIECRITAEDPERDFAPASGKIEGLILPGGLGVRIDTHIYPGYVVPPYYDSLLAKLIVWDNDRNGAINRMARCLSEFTIEGLKTNIPFHMKIMKNADYRRGNLSTSFIRRILEESG, from the coding sequence ATGTTCAAGAAAATCCTAATTGCAAACCGTGGTGAGATTGCCGTTCGCATCATTCGAGCCTGCCGGGAGATGAAAATTGCCACGGTCGCAGTCTACTCTCAAGCAGACGCAAATTCGCTACATGTACGACTAGCGGACGAGGCAATATGCATTGGGCCGCCAGCAAGCAAAGACAGTTACCTTAACGCACCAAATATCATAAGTGCCGCAATAATTACCAGTGCAGAAGCAATCCACCCTGGATATGGTTATTTCTCAGAGGTTCCAAGTTTTGCGGAAGCATGCGAAGCATGTAAAATCAAGTTTATTGGCCCAAAGCCCTCTGCCATTGAAAAAATGGGTAATAAGGCTAAGGCGAGAGAAATAATGCAATCGGCGGGGGTACCTGTGATACCAGGTACGAAGGGAGTGCTTCAGAACGAGCAGGTGGCAATCAAAACCGCCGCAAAAATGGGATATCCCGTGCTTTTAAAAGCCGCCGCTGGCGGAGGAGGCCGTGGAATAAGACTTGTCAGAAACGAGGACGAACTCATTAAAACGCTTAAAATTGCCCAAACAGAAGCCGAATCTGCATTTGGCAGCCCAGATCTTTACATGGAAAAGTTTATCGAAGAACCAAGGCACATTGAGGTGCAAATCCTGGCAGATGAACATGGGCACGTAATTCACCTGGGCGAGCGCGAATGCTCCATCCAAAACAACCGGCACCAGAAGATGCTTGAGGAAGCACCATCAGTTGCTTTGACCCCATCAATGAGGGCAAAAATTGGAGAAGCGGCAGTACGTGCAGCAAAGGCCGTTGGTTACACAAATGCCGGAACTGTTGAATTCTTGCTTGACGAAAAGAAAAACTTTTACTTCATGGAAATGAATACTCGCGTCCAAGTGGAGCATCCGGTCACCGAGGCAGTGAGCGGCATTGATATCGTAAAAGAGCAAATCCGAATTGCCGCAGGTGAAAAGCTTAGCTTCAACCAGAAGGACATCCAGCTTAAGGGGCATGCAATAGAATGCCGAATCACCGCTGAGGACCCCGAACGAGACTTCGCCCCAGCCTCAGGCAAGATTGAGGGGTTGATACTTCCCGGTGGATTAGGCGTTCGCATTGACACTCATATATATCCGGGTTATGTCGTTCCTCCCTACTATGACTCCTTACTTGCAAAGCTAATCGTGTGGGATAATGATCGAAATGGCGCAATAAACCGCATGGCAAGATGCTTATCCGAGTTTACCATTGAAGGCCTTAAGACAAACATACCATTCCATATGAAAATTATGAAGAATGCGGATTATCGCCGAGGAAATTTATCTACAAGCTTTATTCGGCGCATATTAGAAGAAAGCGGATAA
- the nusB gene encoding transcription antitermination factor NusB: MGTKSRRAARELALNVLYQVDIARILPQEALDTALKNAKLEESSAKFAEELVKGTLEHLKEIDERLKRLSVGWELQRQPAVDRNILRMAIFEILYLDQIPPSVSINEAVELAKKYSTEDSGRFVNGVLGALLREQGIKIGEQQNEGQNS; the protein is encoded by the coding sequence ATGGGTACTAAAAGCAGAAGAGCAGCCAGGGAGCTGGCACTGAATGTTCTCTATCAAGTTGATATTGCGCGAATACTGCCTCAAGAAGCACTAGATACTGCCCTAAAAAATGCAAAACTTGAGGAAAGCAGTGCAAAGTTCGCAGAAGAACTAGTCAAAGGCACCTTAGAACACTTAAAAGAGATTGATGAACGCCTTAAGCGCCTGTCCGTCGGCTGGGAACTTCAACGTCAACCCGCTGTAGATCGGAATATCCTCCGGATGGCGATTTTCGAGATACTCTATCTAGATCAAATACCACCGAGCGTCTCAATTAACGAGGCTGTTGAGCTAGCCAAGAAATATAGCACTGAAGATTCTGGACGCTTCGTGAACGGAGTTCTCGGAGCCTTGTTACGTGAGCAAGGAATCAAAATTGGGGAGCAACAAAATGAGGGCCAAAATTCTTGA
- a CDS encoding bifunctional 5,10-methylenetetrahydrofolate dehydrogenase/5,10-methenyltetrahydrofolate cyclohydrolase — protein MRAKILDGLATAKTIREEVKAGVEKLIAEHGIVPNLAVVIVGEDPASKVYVNMKRKAAIAAGMLSTVHELPADSTQEKVEDVVKKLSADPSIHGVMVQHPVPKHLNEQSILDAVAPEKDVDGISRYSLGSLVTGDPLFVAATPAGIIELLDRYNIPIEGQHAVVVGRSIILGKPVALYLLNRHATVTICHTRTRDLPEITKQADILVAAVGKPEMITGDMIKEGAIVIDAGYNKVEGRDKDVGDVNFEQAAEKASWITPVPGGVGPMTIAMLLRNTLKAASRMVERK, from the coding sequence ATGAGGGCCAAAATTCTTGATGGATTAGCAACTGCTAAGACTATTAGAGAAGAGGTAAAAGCCGGCGTTGAGAAATTAATCGCCGAGCATGGGATAGTGCCCAATCTCGCGGTAGTCATCGTCGGCGAAGACCCTGCATCTAAAGTGTACGTAAACATGAAAAGAAAGGCCGCTATAGCGGCAGGAATGCTTTCGACTGTTCATGAACTGCCGGCAGACTCGACACAAGAAAAGGTCGAAGACGTCGTCAAGAAGCTTAGCGCCGACCCAAGCATTCATGGCGTTATGGTTCAGCATCCAGTTCCAAAGCACTTGAACGAACAAAGCATCCTTGATGCCGTTGCTCCAGAAAAAGATGTTGACGGAATCAGCCGATACAGCTTGGGAAGCCTGGTGACTGGAGACCCTTTGTTCGTAGCAGCAACTCCTGCAGGCATTATTGAGCTACTCGACCGATATAATATTCCAATAGAAGGACAGCATGCAGTTGTAGTCGGCCGAAGCATAATCCTTGGCAAACCGGTCGCGCTTTATCTCCTCAACCGCCATGCAACGGTGACCATATGCCACACACGCACACGAGACCTGCCGGAGATAACAAAGCAGGCAGACATCCTCGTGGCAGCGGTGGGCAAACCGGAAATGATAACGGGCGATATGATTAAAGAAGGCGCAATTGTCATTGACGCAGGATACAACAAGGTCGAAGGTCGCGATAAGGATGTTGGCGACGTGAACTTCGAACAAGCAGCGGAAAAGGCATCTTGGATTACGCCTGTTCCTGGTGGTGTCGGTCCAATGACGATTGCAATGCTATTGAGAAACACTCTAAAAGCAGCTAGCCGAATGGTAGAACGCAAATAG
- a CDS encoding polyprenyl synthetase family protein, which translates to MTNKTLDLQAYFSEKRKQIEAALDRFLPQEDRYPQILFRAMRYSVLDGGKRIRPVLVLAACEAVGGDSEKALPTACAVEFIHSFSLIHDDLPALDNDDFRRGKPTNHKVFGEAMAILAGDALLALAFETITKTEGVPANTILDVTRRIAAAAGTGGMVVGQVVDMESEGRKIELETLEFMHSHKTGALIEACIVCGGLLGGATSEQLAELSLYGQKIGLAFQIVDDILDLEGEQEKLGKTVGSDLRKQKSTFPAILGLEKSKEKALQVTQEALKAVENFDTRAEPLRAIARFIVERKT; encoded by the coding sequence ATGACTAACAAAACCTTAGATCTGCAAGCATATTTTTCGGAAAAGCGCAAGCAAATAGAAGCCGCCCTCGACAGGTTTCTGCCACAAGAGGACCGGTACCCACAAATCCTCTTCCGCGCAATGAGATATAGCGTCTTAGATGGTGGCAAGCGGATAAGGCCAGTCCTCGTGTTGGCGGCATGCGAAGCTGTAGGCGGTGATTCCGAAAAAGCCTTGCCTACAGCATGCGCCGTTGAATTCATCCATTCCTTCTCCTTGATTCACGATGACCTCCCTGCATTAGACAACGATGACTTCCGAAGAGGCAAGCCTACCAATCACAAGGTCTTTGGAGAAGCCATGGCAATACTTGCAGGAGATGCGCTCCTGGCGCTTGCATTTGAAACAATCACCAAAACGGAAGGGGTGCCTGCAAACACAATACTTGATGTAACGAGGCGGATTGCCGCCGCTGCTGGCACTGGAGGTATGGTTGTCGGTCAAGTTGTAGATATGGAGTCTGAGGGCAGAAAAATTGAGCTTGAAACGCTCGAATTCATGCATTCCCACAAAACTGGCGCATTAATCGAGGCGTGCATTGTTTGCGGAGGGCTTCTAGGCGGAGCAACTTCCGAACAGTTGGCGGAGCTGAGCCTTTATGGGCAAAAGATTGGTCTCGCGTTTCAAATTGTTGATGATATCCTCGACCTAGAAGGCGAACAAGAGAAGCTCGGCAAGACAGTTGGAAGCGACCTGCGCAAGCAAAAATCAACCTTTCCTGCAATACTTGGCTTGGAAAAATCAAAAGAAAAGGCTCTGCAAGTCACCCAAGAAGCCTTAAAAGCGGTAGAAAACTTCGACACGCGTGCAGAACCGCTCCGCGCTATTGCACGATTCATAGTTGAACGCAAGACATAA